In a genomic window of Pseudoglutamicibacter albus:
- the mgtE gene encoding magnesium transporter translates to MTMDHLIDSLREHPRKEADLIKLGHLARKVPIHDMAYLMKTLPTEQAAIVYRVLDKDTALAVFESLTPATQAELIAELRHGEISEIFNELDPDDRASLFDELPAKVADRLMSGLDSEQRAMTTTVLGYPEDAIGRYMSPEVLWLRPNWSVKQAIDHVKAHIDEPETIYMLPVLDDSRILLGVTGLRRLLSSNDELSVREIMREAESAHATDPREETARRFLGGKLLAMPIVDAEHRLLGVLTYDDAVDIISEEDAEDAARSGGSEPLEKSYLSSSIMRIVRSRVVWLVMLALSAALTVKVLDLFEDKLSTVVILALFIPLLTGTGGNTGNQAATTVTRALAVGEVRIRDLPKVIWRELRVGFVLGLILGSLAFVITGFIYGFTFGAVIGLTLLAVCVQAAVVGGMMPIIAKKVGADPAVFSNPFISTFCDATGLLIYFGIASAILGI, encoded by the coding sequence ATGACGATGGATCACCTGATTGATTCGCTGAGGGAACACCCTCGAAAAGAGGCAGACCTCATCAAGCTGGGCCATCTTGCCCGCAAGGTCCCCATCCACGACATGGCCTACCTCATGAAAACGCTGCCGACCGAACAGGCGGCGATCGTGTACCGGGTTCTGGATAAAGACACGGCACTCGCGGTGTTTGAAAGCCTCACCCCCGCAACTCAGGCGGAACTGATCGCTGAGCTGCGGCACGGCGAAATTTCAGAGATCTTCAACGAGCTCGACCCCGATGACCGCGCGTCCCTCTTCGACGAGCTGCCCGCCAAGGTCGCTGACCGTCTCATGTCCGGGCTGGACTCAGAGCAGCGCGCCATGACCACCACGGTGCTTGGCTATCCGGAAGACGCGATCGGGCGCTACATGTCCCCGGAAGTGCTGTGGCTACGCCCCAACTGGAGCGTCAAGCAGGCCATCGACCACGTCAAAGCGCACATCGACGAACCCGAAACTATTTACATGCTCCCGGTCCTGGACGATTCCCGCATCCTCCTCGGCGTGACCGGGCTACGCCGCCTGCTGTCCTCCAACGATGAGCTGAGCGTCCGCGAGATCATGCGCGAAGCCGAATCGGCGCACGCAACCGACCCCCGTGAAGAAACCGCCCGCCGCTTCCTCGGAGGCAAACTACTCGCCATGCCGATCGTGGACGCCGAACACCGACTACTCGGTGTCCTCACCTACGACGACGCAGTCGACATCATCAGCGAAGAGGACGCCGAAGACGCCGCACGCTCCGGCGGTTCCGAACCGCTCGAGAAGTCCTACCTCTCCTCCTCGATCATGCGGATCGTCCGCTCCCGCGTCGTATGGCTCGTGATGCTCGCGCTCTCAGCCGCGCTGACCGTCAAAGTCCTCGACCTCTTCGAAGACAAACTCTCCACAGTCGTGATCCTCGCGCTCTTCATCCCACTACTGACCGGTACCGGCGGTAACACCGGCAACCAAGCCGCAACCACCGTCACGCGCGCGCTCGCCGTGGGCGAAGTGCGTATTCGTGACTTGCCTAAAGTGATTTGGCGTGAGCTACGGGTCGGTTTCGTGCTCGGTTTGATCCTGGGTTCGCTCGCATTTGTGATCACTGGGTTCATCTACGGGTTCACGTTCGGCGCCGTGATAGGCCTGACTCTGCTTGCGGTGTGTGTTCAGGCGGCCGTGGTGGGCGGCATGATGCCGATCATTGCCAAGAAGGTCGGCGCGGACCCGGCAGTATTTTCCAACCCGTTTATCTCCACGTTCTGCGACGCGACCGGCCTGCTCATTTACTTCGGCATCGCGTCTGCGATTCTTGGTATTTAA
- the scpB gene encoding SMC-Scp complex subunit ScpB, with protein MSQETDTTGDAEVREGLEAVLMVADRPLTEDELSQLLEVDAALVSRVLHGLAAEYDGEPDPATAGFGARRGFQLRRVGGGWRIGARQEHRELVSRFVLEGQTAKLSAAAMETLAIIAYRQPVSRARIASIRGVNADGVVRTLMTRGLIEQVDTDEVTGAGLFGTTPVLLERLGVDSLDELPDLSPLLPGVENLDDVLPSL; from the coding sequence ATGAGCCAAGAGACGGATACCACCGGTGACGCGGAAGTTCGTGAAGGGCTTGAAGCTGTTCTGATGGTCGCTGACCGGCCGCTCACCGAGGACGAACTTTCCCAGCTGCTTGAGGTCGATGCGGCACTCGTCAGCCGCGTACTGCACGGGTTGGCCGCCGAATACGATGGCGAACCGGACCCAGCAACCGCCGGCTTCGGTGCCCGCCGTGGCTTCCAGCTCCGACGAGTGGGTGGCGGCTGGCGTATTGGGGCGCGGCAGGAGCATCGTGAGCTTGTTTCTCGTTTTGTTCTTGAGGGGCAAACAGCCAAGCTGTCTGCGGCAGCGATGGAAACGCTGGCGATCATCGCCTACCGGCAGCCGGTGTCCCGCGCCCGCATCGCGAGCATCCGCGGGGTGAACGCCGATGGCGTGGTGCGTACGTTGATGACGCGCGGTTTGATCGAGCAAGTCGATACCGATGAGGTCACGGGTGCGGGTCTCTTTGGGACCACGCCGGTACTTCTGGAAAGATTAGGCGTAGACAGTCTTGATGAACTTCCTGATCTGTCGCCACTTTTGCCAGGTGTTGAAAACTTGGATGATGTACTGCCCTCGTTGTGA
- a CDS encoding site-specific tyrosine recombinase XerD codes for MPEAALSALESSADVYLQHLVVERGLSANTVAAYRRDLRRYTDYLATQGITHPGDVTPQNISAFQQSLRDGADGKKPLAARSAARTVVAVRGMHSFWTLEGITADNAAADIHPNAVPQQLPKALSVPEVARLIEAPDTSTPAGLRDRALIEFLYATGARASEAVSLDVDDLSLALDTTEAGTDRDAEGQKLPSVVRVRGKGDKERYVPLGSYAVEALNAYLVRGRPALAVKGKGSPALFLNQRGGRLSRQSVFNSVTAAGHKANLTQEISPHTLRHSFATHLISGGADVRVVQELLGHASVTTTQVYTMVTADTLREVFATSHPRAR; via the coding sequence ATGCCTGAAGCAGCACTGAGCGCGCTTGAGAGCAGCGCGGACGTCTATCTGCAACACCTGGTTGTTGAACGCGGTCTTTCCGCCAACACCGTGGCCGCATACCGCCGCGACCTGCGGCGCTACACCGACTACCTCGCTACTCAAGGCATCACGCACCCCGGCGATGTCACCCCGCAGAACATCAGTGCGTTCCAACAGTCGCTGAGGGACGGCGCGGATGGGAAGAAGCCGCTCGCGGCGCGTTCAGCTGCGCGCACGGTTGTTGCGGTGCGCGGGATGCACTCATTCTGGACGCTTGAAGGGATCACCGCCGACAACGCGGCAGCAGACATCCACCCCAACGCGGTGCCGCAACAGCTACCTAAAGCCTTGAGCGTTCCCGAGGTCGCTCGCCTCATCGAAGCCCCTGACACCTCGACACCGGCGGGACTACGGGACCGTGCCCTCATCGAGTTCCTGTACGCGACCGGGGCTCGCGCATCAGAAGCGGTGAGCCTCGATGTGGATGACCTGAGCCTAGCGCTAGACACAACCGAGGCTGGAACGGACCGCGACGCGGAAGGTCAGAAGCTACCCTCGGTGGTCCGGGTCCGGGGTAAAGGCGATAAGGAACGATACGTCCCGCTGGGCAGCTACGCAGTCGAAGCGCTCAACGCATACCTCGTACGGGGACGGCCCGCCCTGGCTGTCAAAGGGAAAGGTAGCCCGGCGCTGTTCCTCAACCAGCGAGGCGGCAGGCTCTCACGCCAGTCGGTCTTCAATAGCGTTACGGCCGCCGGGCATAAAGCGAACCTCACCCAAGAGATCAGCCCGCACACGCTACGGCACTCGTTCGCAACGCACCTCATCAGCGGCGGGGCGGACGTCCGTGTGGTTCAAGAGCTGTTGGGGCACGCATCGGTGACCACAACTCAGGTCTACACGATGGTTACCGCTGACACGCTGCGTGAAGTCTTCGCGACATCGCACCCGCGTGCCCGCTGA
- a CDS encoding NUDIX hydrolase: MSTHQSEHQPNTGAHELGDIQVPAAVTDAQTVFSGAIFDITRETFTMPGGDKPITREFMTHPGAVGILALDRDNRVLLQKQRRQPVRAELWEVPAGLLDLEGEAALDAARRELAEEADLRANTWHVLADHYMSPGCSSEAMRIYLAQDLHEIPEGQRHERTEEEAFLEPQWVPLEEAITAVLEGRIGNPTTVVGILALAAHNVHGNRTLRPAGAPWTARPQHA, translated from the coding sequence ATGTCCACGCATCAGTCAGAACACCAGCCCAACACCGGGGCACACGAACTCGGTGACATCCAGGTTCCTGCTGCCGTGACTGACGCGCAAACCGTGTTCAGCGGGGCGATCTTCGACATCACGCGTGAAACGTTCACAATGCCCGGGGGCGATAAGCCCATCACGCGCGAGTTCATGACCCACCCCGGCGCCGTGGGGATCCTCGCACTCGATCGAGACAACCGGGTCCTGCTGCAAAAACAGCGCCGCCAACCCGTGCGGGCTGAACTGTGGGAAGTCCCGGCAGGTCTACTGGATCTGGAAGGCGAGGCAGCATTGGATGCCGCGCGGCGCGAACTCGCAGAAGAAGCTGACCTGCGCGCAAACACCTGGCATGTTCTGGCGGACCACTACATGTCTCCGGGGTGCTCCTCGGAAGCGATGCGTATCTACCTCGCACAAGATCTGCACGAGATCCCTGAAGGTCAACGCCACGAACGCACCGAAGAAGAAGCGTTCCTGGAACCCCAGTGGGTCCCACTCGAAGAAGCTATCACCGCGGTATTAGAAGGCAGGATCGGCAACCCGACCACGGTCGTCGGAATCCTCGCGCTCGCCGCCCACAACGTGCACGGGAACCGGACCCTACGGCCAGCCGGTGCGCCATGGACGGCACGCCCGCAACATGCCTGA
- a CDS encoding segregation and condensation protein A — protein MTLNPATGTQQSAPAIHTPAAEAQASGTGHESTAPKAPGPAASANFQVTLENFNGPFEVLVEMLSRRDLDITEVALAEVTDEFVAYLRTLADEVGATVLDETTEFLVVASTLLDMKAARLLPQGEVEDAEDIERLEARDLLFARLLQYKAYKEAANVLEHLLEAGSRFVPRQVRAEDPDVREHLPELEWTHTPQQFAQIAAKALTRKHTTEPEAVGTDHIHNAPVSVAEQAQHIAARLKAAKALTFSELTADAEASLVVVARFLALLEMYRDRAVELDQESPLTEIMVEWIATGAGEFRVAEYDGDEENANDVSVNDASDGNDAGGTP, from the coding sequence GTGACGCTCAACCCCGCCACGGGGACACAACAGTCAGCGCCGGCAATACACACGCCCGCCGCTGAGGCTCAAGCATCAGGCACCGGGCACGAGAGCACCGCCCCTAAAGCCCCCGGTCCGGCCGCGAGCGCGAACTTCCAAGTAACGCTTGAGAACTTCAACGGCCCCTTCGAAGTTCTGGTCGAAATGCTCAGCCGACGCGACCTCGACATCACCGAAGTCGCGCTCGCCGAAGTCACGGATGAGTTTGTGGCTTATCTGCGAACACTGGCTGACGAGGTCGGAGCGACTGTCCTGGACGAGACAACAGAGTTCCTGGTTGTCGCCTCAACGCTGTTAGATATGAAGGCCGCGCGCCTGCTCCCACAAGGTGAGGTTGAAGACGCCGAGGATATTGAACGCCTCGAAGCACGCGACCTTCTATTCGCCCGGCTGCTGCAGTACAAGGCGTATAAAGAGGCCGCGAACGTCCTGGAGCACCTACTGGAGGCCGGAAGCCGTTTTGTTCCACGGCAAGTCAGGGCCGAAGATCCCGATGTTCGCGAGCACCTCCCGGAACTCGAATGGACACACACCCCGCAACAGTTCGCACAGATCGCCGCGAAAGCACTGACCCGTAAACACACCACCGAACCGGAGGCGGTCGGTACCGACCACATCCACAACGCACCTGTCTCAGTCGCGGAACAGGCCCAACACATCGCCGCCAGGCTAAAGGCAGCGAAAGCACTCACCTTCAGCGAGCTCACCGCCGATGCCGAAGCCTCGCTGGTTGTGGTCGCCCGGTTCCTGGCCCTATTGGAGATGTATAGGGACCGCGCAGTGGAGCTTGACCAAGAGTCCCCGTTGACCGAGATCATGGTCGAATGGATCGCTACCGGAGCCGGAGAGTTCCGCGTCGCTGAATACGATGGCGACGAGGAAAACGCTAACGACGTCAGCGTCAACGACGCCAGCGACGGCAACGACGCAGGAGGAACACCATGA
- a CDS encoding prephenate dehydrogenase: MAEGYLQGPVLVIGTGLLGTSAALGLRSAGLEVGLRDASPTAQRIAVDMGAGFVAPRGTDFAPALVVVATPPDVTPGIVAEALAEFPEAVVIDLASVKGSVIDVLKANDDVAEADLARYVGCHPMAGREKSGPAAARGALFTASPWVVVPHEGSTSHAVKTAKSVGLDLGASITVMDAKTHDAAVALVSHFPQIASSLLASRLLNASASSLALAGNGLRDTTRIAASDPKLWIQILAHNATELIPILEGLQSDLDRLLATLRDPFASGAALDLAELMTEGNQGQARIPGKHGAPPQSFATVSVIVNDEPGQVAQLLTDMGEAGINMEDLRMEHSAGYEVGLVEIQVLPGRRDELVSVLTGLDWKVVQ, translated from the coding sequence GTGGCTGAGGGGTACCTTCAGGGGCCCGTTCTGGTGATTGGGACGGGGCTTTTGGGAACGTCGGCGGCTTTGGGTCTGCGTTCTGCAGGCCTTGAGGTTGGTTTGCGGGATGCGTCTCCGACCGCGCAGCGTATTGCCGTGGATATGGGGGCCGGGTTTGTGGCGCCGCGGGGCACAGACTTCGCGCCGGCTTTGGTGGTTGTTGCCACGCCGCCGGATGTGACTCCGGGTATTGTGGCTGAGGCTTTGGCGGAGTTCCCTGAAGCTGTTGTGATCGACCTTGCCTCGGTTAAGGGCTCGGTCATTGACGTGTTGAAGGCTAACGACGATGTGGCTGAGGCTGATCTGGCTCGTTACGTTGGCTGCCACCCGATGGCTGGGCGTGAGAAGTCTGGGCCTGCCGCTGCCCGGGGTGCGTTGTTTACGGCCTCGCCGTGGGTTGTTGTCCCGCATGAGGGATCCACCTCGCATGCGGTGAAGACGGCGAAATCGGTGGGTTTGGATTTGGGTGCCTCGATCACGGTGATGGATGCGAAGACCCATGATGCCGCGGTCGCGTTGGTTTCGCATTTCCCGCAGATCGCGTCTTCACTTTTGGCTTCGAGGCTTTTGAACGCTTCGGCGTCCTCGTTGGCGTTGGCGGGTAATGGTTTGCGGGATACAACCCGGATTGCGGCGAGTGACCCGAAGTTGTGGATTCAGATTCTGGCGCATAACGCTACCGAGTTGATTCCGATTTTGGAGGGTTTGCAGTCGGATTTGGATCGGTTGTTGGCCACGTTGCGTGACCCTTTCGCGTCTGGTGCTGCGTTGGATCTTGCGGAGTTGATGACGGAAGGTAATCAGGGGCAGGCGCGTATTCCTGGTAAGCACGGCGCGCCGCCGCAGTCTTTCGCTACGGTTTCTGTGATTGTGAATGATGAGCCTGGCCAGGTGGCCCAGTTGTTGACTGATATGGGTGAGGCCGGCATCAATATGGAGGACCTGCGGATGGAGCATTCGGCGGGTTATGAGGTTGGTTTGGTTGAGATCCAGGTTTTGCCTGGGCGTCGCGATGAGCTCGTGTCTGTTTTGACGGGCTTGGATTGGAAGGTTGTGCAGTGA
- the der gene encoding bifunctional cytidylate kinase/GTPase Der codes for MDAQDAFGSLIVAIDGPAGSGKSSVSKEVARTLGLGYLDTGAMYRAVTFAALESGIDLSDQDAVAQAVIEADIQLSTDPDDQRVVVNGRDVTKEIREPRISERVSDVSTNLKVRENLVERQRNAIEDAGRIVAEGRDITTVVAPFADARVLLTASEEVRMKRRGLQLNNTQSAQALAQQVGERDKKDSSVVNFMEAAEGVTLVDTSELNFEQSVEAVLTVVEHEVSKQASAIVDGDDESDEQRAEALLAGLQDYELDDEDAALLAGEGWEADEAGENPPVVAIVGRPNVGKSTLVNRILGRREAVVEDLPGVTRDRVTYDAEWNLKRFRVVDTGGWEADAKGMDRLVAEQAERAVDVADVVVLVVDAVVGATAADEAIVKMLRRKGRPVLLVANKVDGPSLEADAMALWNLGFGEPHPVSSLHGRGTADVLDELIKMLPEESAFGEAEPEGGPRRVALLGRPNVGKSSLLNKLAGHERAVVSDESGTTRDPIDEFVELDGRIWKFVDTAGLRRKQHMASGADYYASLRTASALDKAEAVVVLLAVDEELAEQDQRILQQVIDAGRCLVLAFNKWDTLDDERRYYLEREIEQDLKHVSWAPRVNISAKTGWHKDKLAPALDVALESWDRRIPTGKLNSFLGELVAEHPHPLRGGKQPRILFATQASARPPKFVLFTTGFLDPGYRRFIERRLRETFDFRGTPIDIQMRVRERRGNKRKK; via the coding sequence ATGGATGCGCAGGATGCTTTTGGTTCTCTGATTGTTGCTATTGATGGCCCGGCGGGTTCGGGGAAGTCGTCGGTGTCTAAAGAGGTGGCCCGGACGTTGGGTTTGGGCTACCTGGATACTGGCGCGATGTATCGTGCGGTGACGTTCGCGGCGTTGGAGTCCGGTATTGATCTCTCGGATCAGGATGCTGTTGCCCAGGCTGTGATCGAGGCTGATATCCAGTTGTCTACTGACCCTGATGATCAGCGGGTTGTTGTCAACGGCCGGGATGTGACTAAGGAGATTCGTGAGCCGCGGATCTCTGAGCGGGTTTCTGATGTTTCCACGAATCTGAAGGTGCGCGAGAACCTTGTGGAGCGGCAGCGTAACGCGATTGAGGACGCGGGCCGGATTGTTGCTGAGGGCCGCGATATTACGACGGTGGTGGCGCCTTTCGCTGATGCGCGCGTCTTGCTCACGGCCTCTGAGGAGGTGCGGATGAAGCGCCGTGGCTTGCAGTTGAATAACACGCAGTCCGCGCAAGCCTTGGCGCAGCAGGTGGGGGAGCGCGATAAGAAGGACTCCTCGGTTGTGAACTTCATGGAGGCTGCTGAGGGCGTGACGCTGGTGGACACGTCCGAGTTGAATTTTGAACAGTCTGTTGAGGCGGTTTTGACGGTTGTTGAGCATGAGGTCAGCAAGCAGGCCAGCGCGATTGTCGATGGTGATGATGAATCGGATGAGCAGCGTGCTGAGGCGTTGCTGGCTGGCTTGCAGGACTATGAGCTCGATGACGAGGATGCCGCGCTTCTAGCTGGTGAGGGTTGGGAAGCCGATGAGGCTGGTGAGAACCCTCCGGTGGTCGCGATTGTGGGCCGCCCGAATGTGGGCAAGTCCACGCTGGTGAACCGTATTCTGGGGCGCCGTGAGGCGGTTGTTGAGGACCTTCCGGGGGTCACTCGTGACCGTGTGACCTATGACGCGGAGTGGAACCTGAAGCGTTTCCGTGTTGTGGATACGGGCGGTTGGGAAGCTGATGCGAAGGGCATGGACCGCTTGGTCGCTGAGCAGGCTGAGCGTGCCGTGGACGTGGCTGACGTTGTGGTTCTTGTGGTCGATGCGGTGGTGGGCGCTACCGCGGCCGATGAAGCGATCGTGAAGATGCTACGCCGCAAGGGCCGACCGGTCTTGTTGGTTGCGAATAAGGTTGATGGCCCCTCACTTGAGGCTGATGCGATGGCACTGTGGAACCTTGGTTTCGGTGAGCCACATCCGGTCTCGTCTTTGCATGGCCGTGGCACCGCGGACGTTTTGGACGAGCTGATCAAGATGCTGCCGGAGGAATCAGCTTTCGGCGAGGCCGAGCCGGAAGGCGGGCCGCGCCGCGTGGCGCTGCTAGGCCGGCCGAACGTGGGTAAGTCTTCGCTTCTGAATAAGCTGGCAGGCCATGAGCGTGCAGTGGTTTCCGATGAGTCCGGCACTACACGTGACCCGATCGATGAGTTCGTGGAACTGGATGGCCGGATCTGGAAGTTCGTTGACACGGCGGGCTTGCGCCGCAAGCAACACATGGCATCGGGTGCTGACTATTACGCATCCCTACGCACGGCCTCGGCTCTAGACAAGGCTGAGGCGGTCGTCGTGCTGTTGGCTGTGGATGAGGAGTTGGCCGAGCAGGACCAGCGGATCCTGCAGCAAGTGATTGACGCGGGCCGTTGCCTGGTTTTGGCGTTCAATAAGTGGGACACACTTGATGATGAGCGCCGCTACTATCTGGAGCGGGAGATCGAGCAAGACCTCAAGCATGTCTCGTGGGCTCCACGGGTCAACATCTCGGCGAAGACCGGCTGGCATAAAGACAAGCTCGCCCCGGCCCTGGATGTTGCCCTGGAGTCTTGGGACCGCCGTATCCCTACAGGCAAGCTCAACTCTTTCTTAGGTGAGCTGGTCGCTGAGCATCCGCACCCGCTGCGCGGCGGTAAGCAGCCTCGTATTCTGTTCGCGACGCAGGCGAGCGCGCGGCCACCTAAGTTCGTGCTGTTCACCACAGGCTTCCTGGACCCGGGCTACCGGCGCTTTATCGAACGCCGCCTGCGTGAGACGTTCGACTTCCGCGGGACCCCGATCGATATTCAGATGCGGGTGCGTGAGCGCCGCGGAAATAAGCGCAAAAAGTAA
- a CDS encoding pseudouridine synthase codes for MTRQTGSNPRGGSYRRGHGKPKQQPKGHQAGQVRRGRAPKQDEVEQHLGGQKPQRPSQKTQRGSQKGGANGRDQKPRGPRAFAQERFNDLGPVRRRRRGPSTPVNAGPRKEHSEGERLQKVMANAGVASRRASEEIILAGRVEVNHQIVTELGTRVDPEVDVIHVDGIRLQLDTEKTYLVFNKPAGVVTSMNDPEGRKDISDFLREGQAERLYHVGRLDYETEGLLLLTNDGELAHRLTHPSFEVAKTYLVQIRGPLPEGVGAQMREGIELEDGLAKVDSFRLVDGAGKDLVAEVVLHEGRNRIVRRLFDAVGFPVRRLVRTQIGPITLGQQRQGSVRRLNKTEVGHLLAEVGL; via the coding sequence ATGACTCGCCAGACTGGATCGAATCCGCGTGGGGGTTCGTACCGCCGCGGGCACGGTAAGCCGAAACAGCAGCCGAAGGGGCATCAGGCGGGGCAGGTTCGTCGTGGCCGCGCTCCCAAACAGGACGAGGTTGAGCAGCACCTGGGCGGCCAAAAGCCACAGCGTCCGAGCCAAAAGACACAGCGCGGTAGTCAGAAAGGCGGCGCGAACGGGCGTGACCAGAAGCCGCGTGGTCCGCGGGCTTTCGCTCAAGAGCGGTTCAATGATCTAGGTCCGGTGCGTCGGCGCCGTCGCGGCCCGTCGACCCCGGTGAATGCGGGGCCGCGGAAGGAACACAGCGAAGGCGAGCGTCTGCAGAAGGTCATGGCGAACGCGGGTGTCGCATCGCGCCGTGCAAGTGAGGAGATCATCCTCGCGGGCCGTGTTGAGGTCAACCATCAGATTGTGACTGAGCTGGGTACGCGTGTGGATCCTGAGGTGGACGTGATCCACGTGGATGGGATCCGTCTTCAACTGGACACGGAGAAGACCTACCTGGTGTTCAATAAGCCGGCAGGTGTCGTGACCTCGATGAACGACCCGGAGGGCAGGAAAGACATTTCAGATTTCTTGCGTGAAGGTCAGGCTGAGCGCTTGTATCATGTGGGCCGTCTGGATTATGAGACGGAAGGGCTGCTGTTGTTGACCAACGATGGCGAGCTGGCCCACCGTTTGACGCATCCGTCTTTCGAGGTGGCTAAGACGTATCTGGTTCAGATCCGTGGCCCGTTGCCTGAGGGCGTGGGCGCGCAGATGCGTGAGGGGATCGAGCTTGAGGACGGTTTGGCGAAGGTTGATTCGTTCCGTCTGGTTGATGGCGCGGGTAAGGACCTGGTGGCCGAGGTGGTTTTGCACGAGGGTCGCAACCGGATTGTGCGTCGCCTTTTTGATGCGGTGGGTTTCCCGGTACGTCGCTTGGTGCGTACCCAGATTGGCCCAATCACGTTGGGGCAGCAGCGGCAAGGTTCGGTGCGTCGCCTGAATAAGACTGAGGTGGGGCATTTATTGGCGGAAGTGGGTTTATAG
- a CDS encoding ParA family protein → MQELNALGRPLTQLPEPPVLTEHGPARIIAMVNQKGGVGKTTSSINLAASLAELGRRVLIVDFDPQGAASAGFGVNPHELDLTVYNVLMERHVDIRDAILHTDVDNIDLLPANIDLSAAEVQLVNEVAREQVLASQLRNVSDDYDVIIIDCQPSLGLLTVNALAASHGVIIPLTAEFFALRAVALLIDTIEKVQDRINPDLQIDGVLATMYDQRTLHSREVLGRLDEAFGDKLFETVIRRTVKFPDATVAMEPITEFAPSHAGAQGYRRLAKELIARGGAP, encoded by the coding sequence ATGCAGGAGCTCAACGCTCTAGGACGCCCCTTGACCCAACTGCCTGAACCGCCGGTTCTCACCGAACATGGACCAGCCCGCATCATTGCGATGGTCAACCAGAAAGGTGGGGTCGGGAAGACGACCTCATCGATCAACCTCGCCGCGTCCCTGGCCGAACTTGGCCGCCGCGTACTCATCGTCGACTTCGACCCACAAGGTGCAGCCTCCGCAGGCTTCGGCGTCAACCCGCACGAACTCGACCTGACCGTCTACAACGTGCTCATGGAACGCCACGTCGACATCCGCGACGCGATCCTGCACACCGACGTAGACAACATCGACCTGCTGCCAGCCAACATCGACCTCTCCGCGGCAGAAGTGCAGCTTGTCAACGAAGTCGCCCGCGAACAAGTCCTCGCCTCACAGCTACGCAACGTCTCCGATGACTACGACGTCATCATCATCGACTGCCAGCCATCCCTCGGCCTGCTAACGGTCAACGCGCTCGCCGCATCCCACGGCGTCATCATCCCGCTCACCGCCGAGTTCTTCGCGCTACGCGCCGTAGCGCTACTGATCGACACCATCGAGAAAGTGCAAGACCGCATCAACCCAGACCTACAGATCGACGGCGTGCTCGCGACCATGTACGACCAACGAACCCTGCACTCGCGTGAAGTCCTCGGCCGGCTCGACGAAGCATTCGGGGACAAACTGTTCGAAACCGTGATCCGCCGCACCGTGAAATTCCCGGACGCCACGGTCGCGATGGAACCGATCACCGAGTTCGCGCCATCCCACGCCGGAGCGCAAGGCTACCGCCGGCTGGCTAAAGAACTCATCGCACGCGGCGGAGCTCCGTGA